The following proteins are co-located in the Cutaneotrichosporon cavernicola HIS019 DNA, chromosome: 3 genome:
- the AIM18 gene encoding uncharacterized protein (Chalcone isomerase like), whose protein sequence is MSRLFLRTLAATAARPVQRRAAAALVGGALTLYAIESDVLADAKSVMAGLRVDALERYTVQLDAAKPVVADDPNMVVDRATGVAHAIELRPASAPALALVGVGVRTVSFLYMKVYSAGFYVDDYTLKRLPSLPGWKGYTPAELQGPEAETLIQSMLDAPAAVAVNVIPVRNTDFAHLRDGLTRTLVGRMKMGRHRGEITPEDDARLTDAMQEFKAVFPGGSVPKGNSLTLVRAADGNLSVEYQGRVLGKVANQWIANNLIMAYFNTAAPISPPLRDSVAEGLAKYA, encoded by the exons ATGTCTCGTCTCTTTCTGCGAACACTTGCCGCAACCGCTGCCCGACCAGTACAGCGCCGGGCAGCTGCGGCCCTCGTCGGTGGCGCCCTGACCTTGTACGCCATCG AGTCTGATGTGCTCGCAGACGCCAAGAGCGTGATGGCGGGgctgcgcgtcgacgcaCTTGAGCGGTACACGGTACAGCTGGACGCGGCAAAGCCCGTTGTGGCTGACGACCCGAACATGGTCG tcgACCGCGCGACGGGCGTCGCGCACGCCATCGAGTTGCGGCCCGCGTCTGCGCCTGCACTGGctctcgtcggcgttggcgtccGCACCGTCTCCTTCCTCTACATGAAGGTGTACTCGGCCGGATTCTACGTCGACGACTACACGCTCAAGCGTCTTCCGTCCTTGCCGGGATGGAAGGGGTATACCCCGGCGGAGCTGCAGGGGCCAGAAGCCGAGACGTTGATCCAGTCCATGCTCGatgcgccggcggcggttGCCGTCAACGTCA TCCCCGTCCGCAACACCGACTTTGCTCACCTCCGTGATGGCCTCACCCGCACGTTGGTCGGGCGGATGAAGATGGGACGGCACCGCGGCGAGATCACGCCCGAAGACGACGCACGGCTCACCGACGCGATGCAGGAGTTCAAGGCCGTCTTCCCCGGAGGCAGCGTACCCAAGGGCAACAGCCTGACCCTCGTCCGTGCGGCCGACGGGAACCTGTCCGTCGAGTACCAGGGGCGGGTGCTTGGCAAGGTCGCCAACCAGTGGATTGCCAACAACCTCATCATGGCTTACTTCAACACTGCGGCGCCCATCTCGCCTCCGCTGCGCGACTCTGTTGCTGAGGGGTTGGCCAAGTACGCGTAG